One Phalacrocorax aristotelis chromosome 10, bGulAri2.1, whole genome shotgun sequence genomic region harbors:
- the SREBF1 gene encoding sterol regulatory element-binding protein 1 isoform X4: MALKYPGASSRPGMRLSGGRSQLPVTPPAPAGMECAFEDVLQLINTPDNDFSGLFDSPFSAPDSAMPLGLPPTPGTLSTYLGPSEPPSATPTGSVYPGPPGMAAFTPQPPAPLLPAPTPGVKEEPVAMPSSQPQPGVMLAPSFVPTSPGQFSPQPLVGYQNQHSFSAVQPGGAEQALPSPLPVPQPSQPVALPGPVQNVAPQQLLAPATPTTQPVSPQIQPVPVLLQPHFIKADSLLLTAVKTDASSAKTSSIASLATSTSGSATPLQVPALVSGGTILATVPLVVDADKLPINRLAPCGKPALVQSRGEKRTAHNAIEKRYRSSINDKIVELKDLVVGTEAKLNKSAILRKAIEYIRFLQQNNQKLKQENLALKMAMQKNQSLKDLVASCSRGAKAEAPMEVVKAEVMEMLTPPPSDVGSPSHSSPLSLSGGSSNSSSDSEPDSPLCNHGKVKQEHPPPSPSSQGMLDRSRMALCTFVFLCLSFNPLASLLRGSAAPAPVGSPGTAGPGRNIMAESGTVEEPWGWSQWLWPTLAFWALNAALVLGAVVRLFVCGEPVTRPHSEPSILFWRHRRQADLDLDRGDFAQGAQHLRTALGALGRPLPASHGDLACSLLWSLLRHLLQRLWVGRWLAARAGGLRPDPPPPAHVRQSARDAAMAYHRLHQLHLAGRQAGGHLLAINLALSAVNLAECAGDAISVAALAEIYVAAALRVKASLHRCFHFLARPFLCSARRVALSHGGAVPPAMQWLCHPLGHRFFVDGDWAVKGVPRETIYSSAGNPVDPMAQVTQLFREHLLEKALCCVTMPEPGRPAAQGEGRFSDALEYLQLLNGCSDASGTPGPAPSISSSLAAVTGTDPVSKWWASIIGTVIHWLQGDEEGAERLYPLVETMPRALQSSEKPLPRTALHCFRAVRAMLSKQDGSQASLSHCEKASSFLRESLELGSPPKGTIDKAVQLLLCDLLLVTRTNLWQQQMSVSQQRSCLYQASALELRGFQQDLSSLRRLAQTLRPAMRRVFLHEATARLMARASPTRTHQLLDRSLRRRGVQGSKTAGEPESHPTPREHAEALLLACCYLPPSFLSGPGQRVGMLAEAARTLEKLGDKRTLHDCQQMIIKLGSGTTVTSG; the protein is encoded by the exons ATGGCTTTAAAATATCCCGGTGCCTCATCACGGCCCGGCATGAGGCTGAGCGGGGGCCGCAGCCAGCTCCCAGTGACCCCACCTGCACCTGCCGGCATGGAGTGCGCCTTCGAAG ACGTGCTCCAGCTGATCAACACACCGGACAATGACTTCTCGGGGCTGTTTGACTCACCGTTCAGTGCCCCCGACAGCGCCATGCCCCTGGgactcccccccaccccaggcaccCTCAGCACCTACCTGGGGCCCAGCGAGCCTCCCTCTGCCACCCCCACCGGCAGCGTCTACCCGGGACCCCCTGGGATGGCAGCCTtcaccccgcagcccccagccccgctcctgcCAGCGCCGACCCCGGGTGTCAAGGAGGAGCCGGTGGCCATgcccagcagccagccccagcctggcgTGATGCTGGCCCCCAGCTTCGTCCCCACATCCCCCGGccagttcagcccccagcccttgGTGGGCTACCAGAACCAGCACAGCTTCTCCG CTGTGCAGCCTGGGGGTGCGGAGCAggccctgcccagccccctgcccgTCCCACAGCCGAGCCAACCTGTGGCACTGCCTGGCCCCGTGCAGAACGTGGcaccccagcagctcctggccccCGCCACACCCACCACCCAGCCTGTCTCACCTCAGATCCAGCCGGTGCCG GTCCTGCTACAGCCCCATTTCATCAAGGctgactccctgctgctgaCAGCTGTCAAGACGGATGCCAGCAGCGCCAAGACGTCCAGCATCGCCTCCCTGGCCACCAGCACCAGTGGCTCTGCCACCCCGCTGCAGGTGCCA GCTCTGGTGAGCGGAGGGACCATCCTGGCCACGGTGCCGCTGGTGGTGGACGCCGACAAGCTGCCCATCAACCGGCTGGCACCCTGCGGGAAGCCGGCGCTGGTGCAGAGCCGGGGGGAGAAGCGCACAGCGCACAATGCCATCGAGAAACGCTACCGCTCCTCCATCAACGACAAGATCGTGGAGCTCAAGGACCTGGTGGTGGGCACCGAGGCCAAG CTCAACAAGTCAGCGATCCTGAGGAAGGCAATCGAGTACATCCGCTTCCTGCAGCAGAACAACCAGAAGCTGAAGCAGGAGAACCTCGCCCTGAAGATGGCCATGCAGAAGAACC AGTCCCTGAAGGACCTGGTggcctcctgcagcaggggGGCGAAGGCGGAGGCCCCCATGGAGGTGGTGAAGGCAGAGGTGATGGAGATGCTGACGCCGCCGCCCTCGGACGTGGGCTCGCCGTCCCACAGCAGCCCGCTTTCGCTCAGCGggggcagcagcaacagcagcagcgaCTCGGAGCCCGACAGCCCCCTCTGCAACCACGGCAAG GTGAAGCAGGAGCACCCACCACCCTCGCCCAGCAGCCAGGGCATGCTGGACCGCTCCCGCATGGCCCTCTGCACCTTTgtcttcctctgcctctccttcaACCCCCTGGCATCCCTCCTCCGGGGCTCTGCTGCCCCGGCCCCTGTGGGGAGCCCGGGCACCGCCGGCCCCGGCAGGAACATCATGGCTGAGTCTGGCACCGTGG AGGAGCCGTGGGGGTGGTCACAGTGGCTGTGGCCCACGCTGGCCTTCTGGGCGCTGAACGCGGCGCtggtgctgggggcggtggtgcggctctttgtctgtggggagCCTGTCACCCGCCCCCACTCCGAGCCCTCCATCCTCTTCTGGCGGCACCGTCGGCAGGCCGACCTTGACCTTGACCGG GGGGACTTTGCCCAGGGAGCCCAGCATCTTCGGAcggcactgggagcactgggacgGCCACTGCCCGCCTCCCACGGGGACCTGgcctgcagcctgctctggagCCTGCTGCGGCACCTGCTCCAGCGCCTCTGGGTGGGCCGCTGGCTGGCCGCCCGTGCCGGGGGGCTGCGTCCCGATCCTCCGCCACCGGCCCACGTCCGTCAGAGCGCCCGCGACGCCGCCATGGCCTACCACCGCCTGCACCAGCTCCACCTCGCCG GGAGGCAGGCTGGGGGGCACCTGCTGGCCATCAACCTGGCGCTGAGCGCCGTCAACCTGGCCGAGTGCGCCGGTGACGCCATCTCCGTGGCCGCCCTGGCCGAGATCTACGTGGCGGCTGCCCTGCGGGTCAAGGCCAGCCTGCACCGCTGCTTTCACTTCTTGGCT CGCCCCTTCCTCTGCAGCGCCCGGCGCGTGGCCCTGTCCCACGGTGGGGCCGTGCCCCCCGCCATGCAGTGGCTTTGCCACCCCTTGGGCCACCGCTTCTTCGTCGATGGGGACTGGGCTGTCAAGGGTGTCCCGAGGGAGACCATCTACAGCTCTGCCGGCAACCCAG TGGACCCGATGGCGCAGGTGACCCAGCTCTTCCGCGAGCACCTCCTGGAGAAGGCGCTGTGCTGCGTGACCATGCCCGAgcccggccgccccgccgcccagGGAGAGGG GCGCTTCTCTGATGCTCTCGAGTACCTCCAGCTGCTCAACGGCTGCTCTGATGCCAGCGGCACGCCTGGACCCGCACCGTCCATCAGCTCCAGCTTGGCGGCCGTCACAG GCACCGACCCCGTGTCCAAGTGGTGGGCGTCCATCATTGGCACAGTTATTcactggctgcagggagacgAGGAGGGGGCCGAGCGCCTCTACCCGCTGGTGGAGACCATGCCCCGGGCGCTGCAGAGCTCTGA GAAGCCCCTGCCCCGCACTGCCCTGCACTGCTTCAGGGCTGTCCGGGCTATGCTGAGCAAGCAGGACGGGAGCCAGGCCAGCCTGAGCCACTGCGAGAAGGCCAGCAGCTTCCTGCGGGAGAGCCTGGAGCTCGGCAGCCCCCCCAAAGGCACCATCGACAAG GCggtccagctcctgctgtgcgACCTGCTCCTCGTCACCCGCACCAAcctgtggcagcagcagatGAGTGTCAGCCAGCAGCGCAGCTGCCTCTACCAGGCGTCCGCCCTCGAGCTCCGGGGCTTCCAGCAGGACCTCAGCAGCCTGCGGCGCCTGGCCCAGACCCTCCGCCCCGCCATGCGCCGG GTGTTCCTGCACGAAGCCACCGCCAGGCTCATGGCTCGGGCCAGCCCCACGCGCACCCACCAGCTGCTGGACCGCAGCCTGCGGAGGAGAGGGGTGCAGGGCAGCAAAACAG CCGGTGAGCCGGAGAGCCACCCCACGCCGCGGGAGCACGCCGAggccctgctgctggcttgCTGCTACCTCCCACCCAGCTTCCTCTCGGGGCCGGGCCAGCGCGTGGGCATGCTGGCCGAGGCCGCCCGCACCTTGGAGAAGCTGGGAGACAAACGGACGCTGCACGACTGCCAGCAGATGATCATCAAGCTGGGCAGCGGCACCACCGTCACATCGGGCTAg
- the SREBF1 gene encoding sterol regulatory element-binding protein 1 isoform X2, with amino-acid sequence MALKYPGASSRPGMRLSGGRSQLPVTPPAPAGMECAFEDVLQLINTPDNDFSGLFDSPFSAPDSAMPLGLPPTPGTLSTYLGPSEPPSATPTGSVYPGPPGMAAFTPQPPAPLLPAPTPGVKEEPVAMPSSQPQPGVMLAPSFVPTSPGQFSPQPLVGYQNQHSFSAVQPGGAEQALPSPLPVPQPSQPVALPGPVQNVAPQQLLAPATPTTQPVSPQIQPVPVLLQPHFIKADSLLLTAVKTDASSAKTSSIASLATSTSGSATPLQALVSGGTILATVPLVVDADKLPINRLAPCGKPALVQSRGEKRTAHNAIEKRYRSSINDKIVELKDLVVGTEAKLNKSAILRKAIEYIRFLQQNNQKLKQENLALKMAMQKNQSLKDLVASCSRGAKAEAPMEVVKAEVMEMLTPPPSDVGSPSHSSPLSLSGGSSNSSSDSEPDSPLCNHGKVKQEHPPPSPSSQGMLDRSRMALCTFVFLCLSFNPLASLLRGSAAPAPVGSPGTAGPGRNIMAESGTVEEPWGWSQWLWPTLAFWALNAALVLGAVVRLFVCGEPVTRPHSEPSILFWRHRRQADLDLDRGDFAQGAQHLRTALGALGRPLPASHGDLACSLLWSLLRHLLQRLWVGRWLAARAGGLRPDPPPPAHVRQSARDAAMAYHRLHQLHLAGRQAGGHLLAINLALSAVNLAECAGDAISVAALAEIYVAAALRVKASLHRCFHFLARPFLCSARRVALSHGGAVPPAMQWLCHPLGHRFFVDGDWAVKGVPRETIYSSAGNPVDPMAQVTQLFREHLLEKALCCVTMPEPGRPAAQGEGRFSDALEYLQLLNGCSDASGTPGPAPSISSSLAAVTGEAGICVFPPGHFVWGATRLVGTWLLCPSRPTGTDPVSKWWASIIGTVIHWLQGDEEGAERLYPLVETMPRALQSSEKPLPRTALHCFRAVRAMLSKQDGSQASLSHCEKASSFLRESLELGSPPKGTIDKAVQLLLCDLLLVTRTNLWQQQMSVSQQRSCLYQASALELRGFQQDLSSLRRLAQTLRPAMRRVFLHEATARLMARASPTRTHQLLDRSLRRRGVQGSKTAGEPESHPTPREHAEALLLACCYLPPSFLSGPGQRVGMLAEAARTLEKLGDKRTLHDCQQMIIKLGSGTTVTSG; translated from the exons ATGGCTTTAAAATATCCCGGTGCCTCATCACGGCCCGGCATGAGGCTGAGCGGGGGCCGCAGCCAGCTCCCAGTGACCCCACCTGCACCTGCCGGCATGGAGTGCGCCTTCGAAG ACGTGCTCCAGCTGATCAACACACCGGACAATGACTTCTCGGGGCTGTTTGACTCACCGTTCAGTGCCCCCGACAGCGCCATGCCCCTGGgactcccccccaccccaggcaccCTCAGCACCTACCTGGGGCCCAGCGAGCCTCCCTCTGCCACCCCCACCGGCAGCGTCTACCCGGGACCCCCTGGGATGGCAGCCTtcaccccgcagcccccagccccgctcctgcCAGCGCCGACCCCGGGTGTCAAGGAGGAGCCGGTGGCCATgcccagcagccagccccagcctggcgTGATGCTGGCCCCCAGCTTCGTCCCCACATCCCCCGGccagttcagcccccagcccttgGTGGGCTACCAGAACCAGCACAGCTTCTCCG CTGTGCAGCCTGGGGGTGCGGAGCAggccctgcccagccccctgcccgTCCCACAGCCGAGCCAACCTGTGGCACTGCCTGGCCCCGTGCAGAACGTGGcaccccagcagctcctggccccCGCCACACCCACCACCCAGCCTGTCTCACCTCAGATCCAGCCGGTGCCG GTCCTGCTACAGCCCCATTTCATCAAGGctgactccctgctgctgaCAGCTGTCAAGACGGATGCCAGCAGCGCCAAGACGTCCAGCATCGCCTCCCTGGCCACCAGCACCAGTGGCTCTGCCACCCCGCTGCAG GCTCTGGTGAGCGGAGGGACCATCCTGGCCACGGTGCCGCTGGTGGTGGACGCCGACAAGCTGCCCATCAACCGGCTGGCACCCTGCGGGAAGCCGGCGCTGGTGCAGAGCCGGGGGGAGAAGCGCACAGCGCACAATGCCATCGAGAAACGCTACCGCTCCTCCATCAACGACAAGATCGTGGAGCTCAAGGACCTGGTGGTGGGCACCGAGGCCAAG CTCAACAAGTCAGCGATCCTGAGGAAGGCAATCGAGTACATCCGCTTCCTGCAGCAGAACAACCAGAAGCTGAAGCAGGAGAACCTCGCCCTGAAGATGGCCATGCAGAAGAACC AGTCCCTGAAGGACCTGGTggcctcctgcagcaggggGGCGAAGGCGGAGGCCCCCATGGAGGTGGTGAAGGCAGAGGTGATGGAGATGCTGACGCCGCCGCCCTCGGACGTGGGCTCGCCGTCCCACAGCAGCCCGCTTTCGCTCAGCGggggcagcagcaacagcagcagcgaCTCGGAGCCCGACAGCCCCCTCTGCAACCACGGCAAG GTGAAGCAGGAGCACCCACCACCCTCGCCCAGCAGCCAGGGCATGCTGGACCGCTCCCGCATGGCCCTCTGCACCTTTgtcttcctctgcctctccttcaACCCCCTGGCATCCCTCCTCCGGGGCTCTGCTGCCCCGGCCCCTGTGGGGAGCCCGGGCACCGCCGGCCCCGGCAGGAACATCATGGCTGAGTCTGGCACCGTGG AGGAGCCGTGGGGGTGGTCACAGTGGCTGTGGCCCACGCTGGCCTTCTGGGCGCTGAACGCGGCGCtggtgctgggggcggtggtgcggctctttgtctgtggggagCCTGTCACCCGCCCCCACTCCGAGCCCTCCATCCTCTTCTGGCGGCACCGTCGGCAGGCCGACCTTGACCTTGACCGG GGGGACTTTGCCCAGGGAGCCCAGCATCTTCGGAcggcactgggagcactgggacgGCCACTGCCCGCCTCCCACGGGGACCTGgcctgcagcctgctctggagCCTGCTGCGGCACCTGCTCCAGCGCCTCTGGGTGGGCCGCTGGCTGGCCGCCCGTGCCGGGGGGCTGCGTCCCGATCCTCCGCCACCGGCCCACGTCCGTCAGAGCGCCCGCGACGCCGCCATGGCCTACCACCGCCTGCACCAGCTCCACCTCGCCG GGAGGCAGGCTGGGGGGCACCTGCTGGCCATCAACCTGGCGCTGAGCGCCGTCAACCTGGCCGAGTGCGCCGGTGACGCCATCTCCGTGGCCGCCCTGGCCGAGATCTACGTGGCGGCTGCCCTGCGGGTCAAGGCCAGCCTGCACCGCTGCTTTCACTTCTTGGCT CGCCCCTTCCTCTGCAGCGCCCGGCGCGTGGCCCTGTCCCACGGTGGGGCCGTGCCCCCCGCCATGCAGTGGCTTTGCCACCCCTTGGGCCACCGCTTCTTCGTCGATGGGGACTGGGCTGTCAAGGGTGTCCCGAGGGAGACCATCTACAGCTCTGCCGGCAACCCAG TGGACCCGATGGCGCAGGTGACCCAGCTCTTCCGCGAGCACCTCCTGGAGAAGGCGCTGTGCTGCGTGACCATGCCCGAgcccggccgccccgccgcccagGGAGAGGG GCGCTTCTCTGATGCTCTCGAGTACCTCCAGCTGCTCAACGGCTGCTCTGATGCCAGCGGCACGCCTGGACCCGCACCGTCCATCAGCTCCAGCTTGGCGGCCGTCACAGGTGAGGCCGGCATCTGTGTGTTCCCCCCGGGACACTTTGTGTGGGGGGCCACAAGACTGGTGGGCACCTGGCTCCTGTGTCCCTCCCGCCCCACAGGCACCGACCCCGTGTCCAAGTGGTGGGCGTCCATCATTGGCACAGTTATTcactggctgcagggagacgAGGAGGGGGCCGAGCGCCTCTACCCGCTGGTGGAGACCATGCCCCGGGCGCTGCAGAGCTCTGA GAAGCCCCTGCCCCGCACTGCCCTGCACTGCTTCAGGGCTGTCCGGGCTATGCTGAGCAAGCAGGACGGGAGCCAGGCCAGCCTGAGCCACTGCGAGAAGGCCAGCAGCTTCCTGCGGGAGAGCCTGGAGCTCGGCAGCCCCCCCAAAGGCACCATCGACAAG GCggtccagctcctgctgtgcgACCTGCTCCTCGTCACCCGCACCAAcctgtggcagcagcagatGAGTGTCAGCCAGCAGCGCAGCTGCCTCTACCAGGCGTCCGCCCTCGAGCTCCGGGGCTTCCAGCAGGACCTCAGCAGCCTGCGGCGCCTGGCCCAGACCCTCCGCCCCGCCATGCGCCGG GTGTTCCTGCACGAAGCCACCGCCAGGCTCATGGCTCGGGCCAGCCCCACGCGCACCCACCAGCTGCTGGACCGCAGCCTGCGGAGGAGAGGGGTGCAGGGCAGCAAAACAG CCGGTGAGCCGGAGAGCCACCCCACGCCGCGGGAGCACGCCGAggccctgctgctggcttgCTGCTACCTCCCACCCAGCTTCCTCTCGGGGCCGGGCCAGCGCGTGGGCATGCTGGCCGAGGCCGCCCGCACCTTGGAGAAGCTGGGAGACAAACGGACGCTGCACGACTGCCAGCAGATGATCATCAAGCTGGGCAGCGGCACCACCGTCACATCGGGCTAg
- the SREBF1 gene encoding sterol regulatory element-binding protein 1 isoform X3, whose translation MSGLAFDDAALEGLAPSLGLSGAGDIDTALLSDIEDVLQLINTPDNDFSGLFDSPFSAPDSAMPLGLPPTPGTLSTYLGPSEPPSATPTGSVYPGPPGMAAFTPQPPAPLLPAPTPGVKEEPVAMPSSQPQPGVMLAPSFVPTSPGQFSPQPLVGYQNQHSFSAVQPGGAEQALPSPLPVPQPSQPVALPGPVQNVAPQQLLAPATPTTQPVSPQIQPVPVLLQPHFIKADSLLLTAVKTDASSAKTSSIASLATSTSGSATPLQVPALVSGGTILATVPLVVDADKLPINRLAPCGKPALVQSRGEKRTAHNAIEKRYRSSINDKIVELKDLVVGTEAKLNKSAILRKAIEYIRFLQQNNQKLKQENLALKMAMQKNQSLKDLVASCSRGAKAEAPMEVVKAEVMEMLTPPPSDVGSPSHSSPLSLSGGSSNSSSDSEPDSPLCNHGKVKQEHPPPSPSSQGMLDRSRMALCTFVFLCLSFNPLASLLRGSAAPAPVGSPGTAGPGRNIMAESGTVEEPWGWSQWLWPTLAFWALNAALVLGAVVRLFVCGEPVTRPHSEPSILFWRHRRQADLDLDRGDFAQGAQHLRTALGALGRPLPASHGDLACSLLWSLLRHLLQRLWVGRWLAARAGGLRPDPPPPAHVRQSARDAAMAYHRLHQLHLAGRQAGGHLLAINLALSAVNLAECAGDAISVAALAEIYVAAALRVKASLHRCFHFLARPFLCSARRVALSHGGAVPPAMQWLCHPLGHRFFVDGDWAVKGVPRETIYSSAGNPVDPMAQVTQLFREHLLEKALCCVTMPEPGRPAAQGEGRFSDALEYLQLLNGCSDASGTPGPAPSISSSLAAVTGEAGICVFPPGHFVWGATRLVGTWLLCPSRPTGTDPVSKWWASIIGTVIHWLQGDEEGAERLYPLVETMPRALQSSEKPLPRTALHCFRAVRAMLSKQDGSQASLSHCEKASSFLRESLELGSPPKGTIDKAVQLLLCDLLLVTRTNLWQQQMSVSQQRSCLYQASALELRGFQQDLSSLRRLAQTLRPAMRRVFLHEATARLMARASPTRTHQLLDRSLRRRGVQGSKTAGEPESHPTPREHAEALLLACCYLPPSFLSGPGQRVGMLAEAARTLEKLGDKRTLHDCQQMIIKLGSGTTVTSG comes from the exons ACGTGCTCCAGCTGATCAACACACCGGACAATGACTTCTCGGGGCTGTTTGACTCACCGTTCAGTGCCCCCGACAGCGCCATGCCCCTGGgactcccccccaccccaggcaccCTCAGCACCTACCTGGGGCCCAGCGAGCCTCCCTCTGCCACCCCCACCGGCAGCGTCTACCCGGGACCCCCTGGGATGGCAGCCTtcaccccgcagcccccagccccgctcctgcCAGCGCCGACCCCGGGTGTCAAGGAGGAGCCGGTGGCCATgcccagcagccagccccagcctggcgTGATGCTGGCCCCCAGCTTCGTCCCCACATCCCCCGGccagttcagcccccagcccttgGTGGGCTACCAGAACCAGCACAGCTTCTCCG CTGTGCAGCCTGGGGGTGCGGAGCAggccctgcccagccccctgcccgTCCCACAGCCGAGCCAACCTGTGGCACTGCCTGGCCCCGTGCAGAACGTGGcaccccagcagctcctggccccCGCCACACCCACCACCCAGCCTGTCTCACCTCAGATCCAGCCGGTGCCG GTCCTGCTACAGCCCCATTTCATCAAGGctgactccctgctgctgaCAGCTGTCAAGACGGATGCCAGCAGCGCCAAGACGTCCAGCATCGCCTCCCTGGCCACCAGCACCAGTGGCTCTGCCACCCCGCTGCAGGTGCCA GCTCTGGTGAGCGGAGGGACCATCCTGGCCACGGTGCCGCTGGTGGTGGACGCCGACAAGCTGCCCATCAACCGGCTGGCACCCTGCGGGAAGCCGGCGCTGGTGCAGAGCCGGGGGGAGAAGCGCACAGCGCACAATGCCATCGAGAAACGCTACCGCTCCTCCATCAACGACAAGATCGTGGAGCTCAAGGACCTGGTGGTGGGCACCGAGGCCAAG CTCAACAAGTCAGCGATCCTGAGGAAGGCAATCGAGTACATCCGCTTCCTGCAGCAGAACAACCAGAAGCTGAAGCAGGAGAACCTCGCCCTGAAGATGGCCATGCAGAAGAACC AGTCCCTGAAGGACCTGGTggcctcctgcagcaggggGGCGAAGGCGGAGGCCCCCATGGAGGTGGTGAAGGCAGAGGTGATGGAGATGCTGACGCCGCCGCCCTCGGACGTGGGCTCGCCGTCCCACAGCAGCCCGCTTTCGCTCAGCGggggcagcagcaacagcagcagcgaCTCGGAGCCCGACAGCCCCCTCTGCAACCACGGCAAG GTGAAGCAGGAGCACCCACCACCCTCGCCCAGCAGCCAGGGCATGCTGGACCGCTCCCGCATGGCCCTCTGCACCTTTgtcttcctctgcctctccttcaACCCCCTGGCATCCCTCCTCCGGGGCTCTGCTGCCCCGGCCCCTGTGGGGAGCCCGGGCACCGCCGGCCCCGGCAGGAACATCATGGCTGAGTCTGGCACCGTGG AGGAGCCGTGGGGGTGGTCACAGTGGCTGTGGCCCACGCTGGCCTTCTGGGCGCTGAACGCGGCGCtggtgctgggggcggtggtgcggctctttgtctgtggggagCCTGTCACCCGCCCCCACTCCGAGCCCTCCATCCTCTTCTGGCGGCACCGTCGGCAGGCCGACCTTGACCTTGACCGG GGGGACTTTGCCCAGGGAGCCCAGCATCTTCGGAcggcactgggagcactgggacgGCCACTGCCCGCCTCCCACGGGGACCTGgcctgcagcctgctctggagCCTGCTGCGGCACCTGCTCCAGCGCCTCTGGGTGGGCCGCTGGCTGGCCGCCCGTGCCGGGGGGCTGCGTCCCGATCCTCCGCCACCGGCCCACGTCCGTCAGAGCGCCCGCGACGCCGCCATGGCCTACCACCGCCTGCACCAGCTCCACCTCGCCG GGAGGCAGGCTGGGGGGCACCTGCTGGCCATCAACCTGGCGCTGAGCGCCGTCAACCTGGCCGAGTGCGCCGGTGACGCCATCTCCGTGGCCGCCCTGGCCGAGATCTACGTGGCGGCTGCCCTGCGGGTCAAGGCCAGCCTGCACCGCTGCTTTCACTTCTTGGCT CGCCCCTTCCTCTGCAGCGCCCGGCGCGTGGCCCTGTCCCACGGTGGGGCCGTGCCCCCCGCCATGCAGTGGCTTTGCCACCCCTTGGGCCACCGCTTCTTCGTCGATGGGGACTGGGCTGTCAAGGGTGTCCCGAGGGAGACCATCTACAGCTCTGCCGGCAACCCAG TGGACCCGATGGCGCAGGTGACCCAGCTCTTCCGCGAGCACCTCCTGGAGAAGGCGCTGTGCTGCGTGACCATGCCCGAgcccggccgccccgccgcccagGGAGAGGG GCGCTTCTCTGATGCTCTCGAGTACCTCCAGCTGCTCAACGGCTGCTCTGATGCCAGCGGCACGCCTGGACCCGCACCGTCCATCAGCTCCAGCTTGGCGGCCGTCACAGGTGAGGCCGGCATCTGTGTGTTCCCCCCGGGACACTTTGTGTGGGGGGCCACAAGACTGGTGGGCACCTGGCTCCTGTGTCCCTCCCGCCCCACAGGCACCGACCCCGTGTCCAAGTGGTGGGCGTCCATCATTGGCACAGTTATTcactggctgcagggagacgAGGAGGGGGCCGAGCGCCTCTACCCGCTGGTGGAGACCATGCCCCGGGCGCTGCAGAGCTCTGA GAAGCCCCTGCCCCGCACTGCCCTGCACTGCTTCAGGGCTGTCCGGGCTATGCTGAGCAAGCAGGACGGGAGCCAGGCCAGCCTGAGCCACTGCGAGAAGGCCAGCAGCTTCCTGCGGGAGAGCCTGGAGCTCGGCAGCCCCCCCAAAGGCACCATCGACAAG GCggtccagctcctgctgtgcgACCTGCTCCTCGTCACCCGCACCAAcctgtggcagcagcagatGAGTGTCAGCCAGCAGCGCAGCTGCCTCTACCAGGCGTCCGCCCTCGAGCTCCGGGGCTTCCAGCAGGACCTCAGCAGCCTGCGGCGCCTGGCCCAGACCCTCCGCCCCGCCATGCGCCGG GTGTTCCTGCACGAAGCCACCGCCAGGCTCATGGCTCGGGCCAGCCCCACGCGCACCCACCAGCTGCTGGACCGCAGCCTGCGGAGGAGAGGGGTGCAGGGCAGCAAAACAG CCGGTGAGCCGGAGAGCCACCCCACGCCGCGGGAGCACGCCGAggccctgctgctggcttgCTGCTACCTCCCACCCAGCTTCCTCTCGGGGCCGGGCCAGCGCGTGGGCATGCTGGCCGAGGCCGCCCGCACCTTGGAGAAGCTGGGAGACAAACGGACGCTGCACGACTGCCAGCAGATGATCATCAAGCTGGGCAGCGGCACCACCGTCACATCGGGCTAg